A window from Streptomyces subrutilus encodes these proteins:
- a CDS encoding helix-turn-helix domain-containing protein: MKFLIDREFRNDDRLIRARSAHRAYWRRMSRLGVLVDGGEWDGGRGEMLVVKVEDRAALQRVLGRDPYVQERLVVEVRIRALGDLVGAEEGALAPGREAAASTDGLSAHEWRVARLMLAGLTNRQIADRFTVSPRAVEQHITRIYQKLSISRRAQLAMALNALQPQAGSLAAVG; this comes from the coding sequence GTGAAGTTCCTGATCGACAGAGAGTTCCGCAACGACGACCGGCTGATCCGAGCGCGATCCGCGCACCGGGCCTACTGGCGAAGAATGTCCCGCCTCGGTGTGCTCGTCGACGGGGGTGAATGGGACGGGGGGCGCGGTGAGATGCTCGTCGTGAAGGTCGAGGACCGCGCCGCCCTGCAACGCGTGCTGGGGCGGGATCCGTACGTTCAGGAGCGGCTGGTGGTCGAGGTCCGCATCCGGGCGCTGGGGGACCTGGTGGGGGCCGAGGAGGGGGCGCTCGCGCCGGGCCGGGAGGCCGCCGCGAGCACCGACGGGCTGAGCGCGCACGAATGGCGCGTGGCGCGGCTGATGCTGGCCGGGCTGACCAACCGGCAGATAGCCGACCGGTTCACGGTGTCGCCGCGGGCCGTGGAGCAGCACATCACGCGCATCTACCAGAAGCTTTCGATCAGCCGCAGGGCGCAGCTGGCCATGGCGCTGAACGCGCTCCAGCCGCAAGCCGGCAGCCTGGCGGCGGTCGGCTGA
- a CDS encoding type I polyketide synthase: MSSIDPVRTVAVVGMGCRFPGASGTDAFWKNLTANTDSITPIPSERFDAARYHSTTPGTPGRTVSRHGGFLDDPFSFDAPFFGISPAEAALLDPQHRLLLPVVWEALEDAGIAPSALAGSSTGVYIGQATGDYADTGLHVDPTLGEATGSRLRSMAAGRISYALDLRGPSMTIDTACSSSLVAVHTARQSLLSGEAEVAVAGGVNVILSPRDSIAYSQAEMLSPDGRCKFGDAGADGFVRSEGIGVVVLKPLPAALRDGDRVLALLPGSAVTNDGRGSGLLLKPAVSGQTAMFEAACRDAGVRPGDLDYVEAHGTGTPVGDAVELRALAAAVAGSRTARRPLRTGSVKSNIGHTEAAAGIAGLIKAVLAAHHGTVPASLHHHTPNPVLADLPVSVVTRNEPLGRGSGRALLGVSSFGLSGTNAHVVVAEHLPEPAASGSSGARRPGPPARAAVGAGRGAPPRPAPPAAEAALLVLSARSPAALERLAARYADFLGPDGAGRDLDLAEVCAAAALRRDAHPYRLWVTGSAHDELAAGLRELARGGRPDNGGAGPGVFGPGLRTVFVFPGQGSQWTGMGRALLESSAAFREALEACDAAVREEAGWSVLEVLRAPGEDFPDDVGTVQPVLWAMEVALAAYWREAGVTPDVCVGHSMGEVAAAVVAGGLGLRDGAAVICRRSALMRSLAGRGAMLATELSADRARELARSEAGGTVCVAAENAPESTVLSGERAGLERLARRLDERGVFHRPVRVNVASHSPLMDGITGELLEALADVAPVPAHTALYSTLRGTELDGPELDARYWVDNLREPVLFHGAVSALAKDADAVFVEISPHPVLQAALEDTLAAAGSASAVTGSTRRGRPERAELARSLGRVFAAGGRVRWERWFRDGSPHVPLPGYPWDEEHLRRPGAAGGAFGGPEPAEPAQPAGLGSYVRHFGPGEDLVGVRVRGLDLVAPVVSLAVLHAAAAARFPGGALIRDVRVGADPVPAGAGGVTLGVRLDDAPEGRPRPAAVRAAGPAGGAAGAPAVCLSAWVEGAGPSASGAAWYARVDEALGRCRDYRPAPEFFASAARREFEIAPAFRTVRRLWTGPGEAVAHVDRPDAPPEAAWEACLLPLLAAVGPEDRYRPVAFDTVRFHGPLPEDFWVHCSVAPGLPGREARADVVVAGPDGRPVAEFGGIRLHRLETAGVGDVTRWLSDTALRFSDLAVGTVADLTQTPRRVFTSALAVLRPSFAAAPPVPAGAVARPGPHLARPVPEAADGAGPAAAGPHPLVAEAARVLVMEPARIDVRRPLRDYGLDSLMAAQLRGRLAADHGIAYSVGQLLGTLSVERLIAVSGH; this comes from the coding sequence ATGAGCAGCATCGATCCGGTCAGAACCGTCGCCGTTGTCGGCATGGGCTGCCGCTTCCCCGGGGCCTCGGGGACCGACGCTTTCTGGAAGAACCTCACGGCCAATACGGATTCCATTACTCCGATTCCTTCGGAGCGATTCGATGCGGCGCGGTATCACTCCACGACTCCCGGAACGCCCGGCCGGACGGTTTCCCGCCACGGCGGTTTCCTCGACGATCCGTTCTCTTTCGACGCCCCTTTCTTCGGAATTTCTCCGGCCGAGGCCGCTTTACTCGACCCGCAGCACCGGCTGCTGCTGCCGGTGGTGTGGGAAGCGCTGGAAGACGCCGGCATCGCACCCTCGGCCCTGGCCGGCAGCAGCACGGGCGTCTACATCGGCCAGGCCACCGGCGACTACGCCGACACCGGGCTGCACGTGGACCCGACCCTCGGCGAGGCCACCGGCAGCCGGCTGCGGTCCATGGCCGCCGGGCGCATCTCGTACGCCCTCGACCTGCGCGGGCCCAGCATGACCATCGACACCGCCTGCTCCTCCTCGCTGGTCGCCGTGCACACGGCCCGGCAGAGCCTGCTGAGCGGCGAGGCCGAGGTGGCCGTCGCGGGCGGGGTCAACGTGATCCTCTCCCCCCGCGACTCCATCGCCTACTCGCAGGCCGAGATGCTCTCCCCGGACGGCCGCTGCAAGTTCGGCGACGCCGGCGCCGACGGCTTCGTCCGCAGCGAGGGCATCGGGGTGGTGGTGCTCAAGCCGCTGCCGGCCGCCCTGCGCGACGGTGACCGCGTCCTGGCCCTGCTGCCCGGGAGCGCGGTGACCAACGACGGCCGGGGCAGCGGGCTGCTGCTCAAGCCCGCCGTCTCGGGCCAGACCGCCATGTTCGAGGCGGCCTGCCGCGACGCCGGGGTGCGCCCGGGCGACCTGGACTACGTGGAGGCGCACGGCACCGGGACCCCGGTGGGCGACGCGGTGGAGCTGCGGGCCCTGGCCGCGGCCGTGGCCGGTTCCCGTACCGCGCGGCGCCCGCTGCGGACCGGCTCGGTCAAGAGCAACATCGGGCACACCGAGGCCGCCGCGGGCATCGCCGGCCTGATCAAGGCCGTCCTGGCGGCGCACCACGGCACGGTCCCCGCCTCGCTGCACCACCACACCCCGAACCCGGTCCTCGCGGACCTCCCGGTCTCGGTGGTCACCCGCAACGAGCCGCTCGGGCGGGGCAGCGGCCGGGCCCTGCTCGGGGTGAGCTCCTTCGGCCTGTCCGGAACGAACGCGCACGTGGTGGTGGCCGAGCACCTGCCGGAGCCGGCCGCGTCCGGCTCCTCCGGCGCCCGGCGCCCCGGCCCGCCCGCGCGGGCCGCCGTCGGTGCCGGCCGCGGCGCGCCGCCGCGCCCGGCGCCGCCCGCCGCGGAGGCCGCCCTCCTGGTGCTCAGCGCCCGCTCCCCCGCCGCCCTGGAACGGCTGGCCGCGCGGTACGCCGACTTCCTCGGCCCGGACGGCGCCGGCCGGGACCTGGACCTGGCGGAGGTCTGCGCGGCGGCCGCCCTGCGCCGCGACGCGCACCCGTACCGCCTGTGGGTCACCGGCAGCGCGCACGACGAACTCGCCGCCGGGCTGCGGGAGCTGGCCCGCGGCGGCCGCCCGGACAACGGCGGCGCCGGACCCGGGGTGTTCGGGCCGGGCCTGCGCACGGTCTTCGTCTTCCCCGGGCAGGGCTCCCAGTGGACGGGCATGGGCCGCGCGCTGCTGGAGTCCTCCGCCGCATTCCGCGAGGCGCTGGAGGCGTGCGACGCGGCGGTGCGCGAGGAGGCCGGCTGGTCGGTGCTGGAGGTGCTGCGCGCGCCGGGCGAGGACTTCCCCGACGACGTCGGCACCGTCCAGCCCGTCCTGTGGGCGATGGAGGTGGCACTCGCCGCGTACTGGCGGGAGGCCGGGGTGACCCCGGACGTGTGCGTGGGCCACAGCATGGGCGAGGTGGCGGCGGCGGTCGTCGCGGGCGGGCTGGGCCTGCGCGACGGCGCGGCGGTCATCTGCCGGCGCAGCGCCCTGATGCGCTCGCTGGCCGGTCGCGGGGCCATGCTCGCCACCGAGCTCTCCGCCGACCGGGCCCGCGAGCTGGCCCGGTCCGAGGCGGGCGGGACGGTGTGCGTCGCCGCCGAGAACGCGCCGGAGTCGACCGTGCTGTCGGGCGAGCGGGCCGGGCTGGAGCGGCTGGCGCGGCGGCTGGACGAACGGGGCGTCTTCCACCGGCCGGTGCGGGTGAACGTGGCCTCCCACTCCCCGCTCATGGACGGGATCACCGGAGAGCTGCTGGAGGCCCTGGCCGACGTGGCCCCGGTGCCCGCGCACACCGCGCTCTACTCCACGCTGCGCGGCACGGAGCTGGACGGTCCCGAACTGGACGCCCGCTACTGGGTGGACAACCTGCGGGAGCCGGTGCTGTTCCACGGCGCGGTGTCGGCGCTGGCGAAGGACGCGGACGCCGTCTTCGTCGAGATCAGCCCCCATCCGGTACTCCAGGCCGCGCTGGAGGACACCCTCGCGGCGGCCGGATCCGCATCGGCCGTCACGGGTTCGACCCGGCGCGGCCGTCCGGAGCGGGCCGAGCTGGCCCGCTCCCTGGGCCGGGTCTTCGCGGCGGGCGGGCGGGTGCGCTGGGAGCGGTGGTTCCGCGACGGCTCCCCGCACGTGCCGCTGCCCGGATACCCGTGGGACGAGGAGCACCTGCGCCGCCCCGGGGCGGCCGGCGGGGCCTTCGGCGGGCCGGAGCCTGCGGAGCCCGCGCAGCCGGCCGGGCTGGGCTCGTACGTACGGCACTTCGGCCCGGGCGAGGACCTGGTGGGGGTCCGGGTGCGCGGGCTGGACCTGGTCGCGCCGGTGGTGTCGCTGGCGGTCCTGCACGCGGCGGCCGCCGCGCGGTTCCCCGGCGGGGCGCTGATCCGGGACGTACGGGTGGGCGCCGACCCGGTGCCGGCCGGCGCGGGCGGGGTCACCCTCGGGGTGCGCCTGGACGACGCGCCCGAGGGCCGGCCGCGCCCGGCGGCCGTCCGCGCCGCGGGCCCGGCGGGCGGCGCCGCGGGGGCGCCGGCCGTCTGCCTGTCCGCGTGGGTGGAGGGCGCGGGGCCGTCGGCCTCCGGGGCGGCCTGGTACGCGCGGGTCGACGAGGCCCTGGGCCGCTGCCGGGACTACCGGCCCGCTCCGGAGTTCTTCGCCTCGGCGGCCCGGCGGGAGTTCGAGATCGCGCCGGCGTTCCGGACCGTGCGGCGGCTGTGGACCGGGCCGGGCGAGGCCGTGGCCCACGTGGACCGGCCGGACGCGCCGCCCGAGGCCGCCTGGGAGGCGTGCCTGCTGCCGCTGCTGGCGGCGGTCGGGCCGGAGGACCGCTACCGGCCGGTGGCCTTCGACACGGTCCGGTTCCACGGGCCGCTCCCGGAGGACTTCTGGGTCCACTGCTCCGTGGCTCCGGGGCTGCCGGGCCGGGAGGCGCGGGCGGACGTGGTGGTCGCCGGGCCGGACGGGCGGCCGGTCGCGGAGTTCGGGGGGATCCGGCTGCACCGGCTGGAAACGGCCGGTGTCGGGGACGTGACCCGGTGGCTGTCCGACACCGCACTGCGGTTTTCCGACCTTGCCGTGGGCACCGTGGCGGACCTGACGCAGACGCCGAGGCGGGTGTTCACCTCGGCGCTGGCCGTGCTGCGCCCCTCGTTCGCCGCCGCGCCACCGGTGCCCGCGGGGGCCGTGGCCCGGCCCGGGCCGCACCTCGCGCGCCCCGTGCCGGAGGCCGCGGACGGGGCGGGGCCGGCCGCGGCCGGGCCGCATCCGCTCGTCGCCGAGGCGGCAAGGGTGCTGGTCATGGAGCCGGCGCGGATCGACGTGCGGCGGCCGCTGCGGGACTACGGGCTGGATTCCCTGATGGCCGCTCAACTGCGGGGGAGGCTGGCCGCGGACCACGGCATCGCGTACTCGGTCGGCCAGTTGCTGGGAACGCTCAGCGTCGAACGTCTGATCGCCGTTTCGGGCCACTGA
- a CDS encoding TetR/AcrR family transcriptional regulator yields MDERLHPPHEPVVGRRERNKQKVRGRLYTAALELFSEKGYEHTSVDEIAEAADVARGTFFNHFQRKEDLISAWGEERRERLRAELNASPTDKHECLPLALDRCMRILAEINEGERKTTQSMLSAWVKAGRPLQEEPYLTDIFACVIEDARSHGEIPASVSARRAGHVLRDVYFGTLYRWCQEPADAFELRAELHAACDIVLNGITGRSWAAVPAGHAADR; encoded by the coding sequence ATGGACGAACGACTTCACCCCCCGCACGAACCCGTGGTGGGACGCCGCGAGCGCAACAAACAGAAGGTGCGCGGTCGTTTGTACACGGCCGCCCTGGAACTGTTCAGCGAAAAGGGCTACGAGCACACCTCGGTCGACGAGATCGCCGAGGCGGCCGACGTGGCGCGCGGCACCTTCTTCAACCACTTCCAGCGCAAGGAGGACCTCATCAGCGCGTGGGGCGAGGAACGGCGCGAGCGGCTGCGGGCCGAGCTCAACGCCTCCCCCACGGACAAGCACGAGTGTCTGCCGCTGGCGCTGGACCGCTGTATGCGCATCCTCGCCGAGATCAACGAGGGCGAGCGGAAGACCACCCAGTCCATGCTCAGCGCCTGGGTGAAGGCCGGCCGGCCGCTCCAGGAGGAGCCCTACCTCACCGACATATTCGCCTGTGTCATCGAGGACGCCCGCAGCCACGGCGAGATCCCGGCGAGCGTCAGCGCGCGGCGCGCGGGCCACGTCCTGCGCGACGTCTACTTCGGCACCCTCTACCGCTGGTGCCAGGAACCGGCGGACGCCTTCGAGCTCCGCGCGGAGCTGCACGCGGCGTGCGACATCGTGCTGAACGGGATCACCGGACGGTCCTGGGCCGCGGTCCCGGCCGGGCACGCCGCGGACCGCTGA
- a CDS encoding 2OG-Fe(II) oxygenase: MLRHDAHFVQTDDLIAAHIAEGILRDSDVRELDATYPALDSFEKVVVSNRVKRFQLSIQWLSRDGKPLDAAGRLSAVWARLLDELDSERFIARLGAVVDRDLSTLPRDIGLFTHAKGEYISMHHDEPEKALTVVLYFNQDWPADGGGHFEVRVSHNPSTAPVQSLPPDAGTMIAFDSSVWHATSTVTTGRTLRAAVLEFWRERPAKTALNPSGEG, translated from the coding sequence ATGCTGCGTCACGACGCCCACTTCGTCCAGACCGACGACCTGATAGCCGCGCACATCGCCGAGGGAATCCTGCGCGATTCCGACGTGCGCGAACTCGACGCGACCTATCCGGCTCTCGACTCCTTCGAGAAGGTGGTGGTCTCCAACCGCGTGAAGCGGTTCCAGCTGAGCATCCAGTGGCTCTCCCGCGACGGGAAGCCGCTGGATGCGGCGGGGCGGCTCTCCGCGGTCTGGGCCCGGCTCCTGGACGAGCTGGACAGCGAGCGGTTCATCGCGCGGCTCGGCGCCGTGGTGGACCGCGACCTCTCCACCCTGCCGCGCGACATCGGGCTGTTCACCCACGCCAAGGGCGAGTACATCTCCATGCACCACGACGAGCCGGAGAAGGCCCTGACGGTCGTCCTGTACTTCAACCAGGACTGGCCGGCGGACGGCGGCGGCCACTTCGAGGTCCGCGTCTCGCACAACCCCTCCACGGCCCCGGTGCAGTCGCTGCCCCCGGACGCCGGCACCATGATCGCCTTCGACTCCTCCGTCTGGCACGCGACCTCCACGGTCACCACCGGGCGCACGCTGCGCGCCGCGGTCCTGGAGTTCTGGCGCGAGCGCCCCGCGAAGACCGCCCTGAACCCCTCGGGCGAGGGCTGA
- a CDS encoding XdhC family protein, translating into MRELVETALRWTAEGRTGFLARPVTEQGFGPRDPAGAVLIDAHGQCVGALYNGVFDAELAADAAALPAGRTARVCEVSVAGAEAVQARLTCGGSAEILLQPLSSVPAEWWELLGQGAGVALVTRLNEAADRAVSEVVRAVDPPGHDAARRAGELLAARRPGRDALYSESGLVLVEAYPSAPFLVIGGNGELADVITAQASLLGWGAASVDSAAAAGKLLADHRDAACLVMLSHDPAVDVPTLREALALGIPYVGALGSRRTTARRREGLAAAGVGEARLALVHGPIGLDLGARTPAETALAICAEILGVLGGREARALRDSDGPLRG; encoded by the coding sequence ATGCGTGAGCTGGTGGAGACGGCGCTGCGGTGGACGGCCGAGGGCCGGACCGGATTCCTGGCCCGGCCGGTCACCGAACAGGGCTTCGGCCCGCGGGACCCGGCCGGAGCCGTCCTGATCGACGCGCACGGCCAGTGCGTCGGAGCGCTGTACAACGGGGTGTTCGACGCCGAACTGGCCGCCGACGCGGCCGCCCTGCCCGCCGGGCGGACCGCCCGGGTGTGCGAGGTGTCGGTGGCCGGCGCCGAGGCCGTCCAGGCCCGGCTGACCTGCGGCGGATCGGCGGAGATCCTGCTCCAGCCGCTGTCGTCGGTCCCCGCCGAGTGGTGGGAGCTGCTCGGGCAGGGTGCCGGGGTGGCCCTGGTGACCCGGTTGAACGAGGCCGCCGACCGGGCGGTCAGCGAGGTCGTCCGGGCCGTCGACCCGCCGGGGCACGACGCGGCCCGGCGGGCCGGCGAACTGCTGGCGGCCCGCCGGCCCGGGCGGGACGCCCTGTACTCGGAGTCCGGCCTGGTGCTGGTGGAGGCCTACCCCTCCGCCCCGTTCCTGGTGATCGGCGGGAACGGGGAGCTGGCCGACGTCATCACCGCGCAGGCGTCCCTGCTCGGCTGGGGAGCGGCGTCCGTCGACAGCGCCGCCGCGGCCGGGAAGCTGCTCGCGGACCACCGGGACGCCGCCTGTCTGGTCATGCTCAGCCACGACCCGGCGGTCGACGTGCCGACGCTGCGGGAGGCGCTGGCACTGGGCATCCCGTACGTGGGCGCGCTGGGCTCCCGCCGGACCACCGCCCGGCGCCGCGAGGGGCTGGCCGCGGCCGGGGTGGGCGAGGCGCGGCTGGCCCTGGTGCACGGCCCGATCGGGCTCGACCTGGGTGCCCGGACCCCGGCGGAGACGGCGCTCGCCATCTGCGCCGAGATCCTGGGCGTGCTGGGCGGGCGCGAGGCCCGGGCCCTGCGCGACTCGGACGGCCCGCTGCGGGGCTGA